The Oncorhynchus masou masou isolate Uvic2021 chromosome 13, UVic_Omas_1.1, whole genome shotgun sequence genomic interval TGGCACCAGTAACCACTGGCActatggagaagtgtgctcttcacagatttaATCCCGGtctcaactgtactgggcagatggcagacggcgtgtatggtgtcgtgtgggcgagtagtttgctgatgtcaacgttgtgaacagagtgccccatggtggaggtggggttatggtatgggcaggcagaagctacagacaacgaacacaactgcattttatcgatggcaatttgaatgcacagtgagaggagctataggaggacaggctcattgtaatggctcaAATGGAATGAATAGAAATGAGTCAAACTTGTGTTTCCATATATTTGATACTGTTCTATTTattctattccagccattacaatgagcctgtcttCCTCCCACCAGCCTACACTGTTGCACAACGATACAGTGACGAgaacctgaggcccattgtcgtgctatTCTGacatctcatgtttcagcatgataatacacagcctcatgtcgcaaggatctgtacacaattcctggaagctgaaaatgtcccagttcttccatggcctgcatactcaccagacatgtcactcattgagcatgtttgggatgctctggatcgatgtgtacgacagcgtgttccagttcctgccaatctGCTGGTACTTTGTGGTCAGCAGTCTCAGGGCGGTGTAGAGGTCTGAGAGTCCGGCCCCTCTGCACTGGGCCTGGTCCAGACGCAGGTTCCCAGCAAACACCAACTCCtccccacagccattgaagaggagtggaacaacagtccacaggccacaatcaacagcctgatcaactatgcGAAGTTGTGCTGCACAAGAAAAatgttggtcacaccagatactgactggttttctgatccacaaccCTAcctttcttttaaggtatctgtaaccaacagatgcatatctgtattcccagtcatgtaaaatctatagattagggcctaatttatttattttaaatgactgatttccttatatgaactgtaactcagtaaaatctctgaaattgttacatgtaacattaatatttttgttcagcgtaaTTGAATAAAATGCACTGCTCTACCAAATGCAACAGAACACATTCATACATGGCTGGAGTTATAATTTGTATCACCAATACATTGACCATTTGGATATATTGTATACGAATCTTGCCTACGTCACAGCTGGCCCTTTTGAAAACAGAGGAATTACATTTTATATGGATCCTTGATGCTAAACAAGGAAAAGTCCATAAATATTACAATATGTGCCGTCACTAAACCGCACATGCTCAGGAACACAAAACGCATCCTTTGTTAGTCCACTCGCTCATACATCACAGAGCCAGTCAGAAGCTGGTCTCATTCATAGGGGGTTTAGGACTGGTGGGGGGCACAGGGGAGGAGCTCTCTGGAGTGGCTGCTGCAGCCTCAGGGGGCGGGGCTTCTGTAGTAGGGGAGGTGTCAGCTCGACGAGGTGACACAGGGGTCTGGGAGCGGGTTGGACTAACTATTGTAGCAGGGGAAGGGCTGGGTGAGGTGGGCTGTGGCCGACGCAGTGATGAAGATAAAGACGAGGCGGGAGAGGCTGCAggggggatggagaaagaggcGGGGGTCCGTAGGCCCAGTCTAGCCTCCAACTCTGAGCATGCGGCCAGGCTGCGCCGCGTGCCCACCTCAGCCCCTCCTGCAGAGTCCGAGACCTTGGCAAGCTCCTGACAACGTTCCACGAAGCTGCCCCTGCGCAGAGACCCCATGCCACCGTCCCGGTCTCTGTCCTGGAGGGCGGTGCGGCTGGGCCGGGGGCTGCCACTGCTGCCGAGAGAAGACTGGCTCAGACCCAGGTGGTGGGGCTGGAGGCCCAACCCCACCATGGAGAGATTCATATCCCGGGGTTTGGTGAGGGGCACCGGAGGAGCCTGGCGGGGCAGGCTACCAGAGAAGGGACCCGAGTTGCTCACACCTCCTCTGGTCCCGCGCTCCCTGGAGCTCTCACTCAGCTGGGACTGCAAACTGCAGAGAGAAGATAAACAGAGATAATATGATCAGTGGCATGTAGACGAAAAAAATAAATCTACAAGCCAAAATTATTTTAACAAAATAAACATGTTTTGTAATGTATTAGTAACAACTAATGTGGTATATTGCTCAATTTCATTAACCAAAATATTAGATGAGACAAAATGTTCAGCTGCCCCTGTAAGGGTGGAAGGCTACCGTGGTAACAGGGCTACTGGAGTCATGTCACGTGTGTCTGTAAGTTTTGGGATGTGACTAGTAGGACAGAGCGTCGACAGCGTCTCTTCACTATCAGTTGAAGCAGCAGATTTTGAAACACTGAAAAACAATTGCGCGTGTGAAGAAAACAATGTGAACATGAGGACAAAGTCTCACTTTGCTAACTTGAGTAAATTAGACCAACTTTTATGCTTGTGCCAGCGCCTCCAAGAATGAATCTATCAGCGATTCACTCACAGTGCGTGAAGCTGTTGCTGCGTGAGGTGGAATGTAGGATTCCTATTTCTTTGTGCGATTGGCAGCCATGAAACTAAAAAGCAGAAATACTGTACTTTGAAAACAGCAACTTTTTCCTGCTACAGATCGTAACTTGTACACACGTGCTCATACTTGACTATTTTTTTTATTCACAGACGCAAATCTAATTCTCACATTGTAGAGCCATGCCAATTGACCCCCCCAACATGGCCGGTGAGGTAGACGTTCTTATCTGCCAATACCGAAATCCACTCGCATTTGGTGGGTGGCGGGTGTTCATTTTATGCCCTGTATATGAGGTAATCTTGCAAAAAGGGAGAGCATCAGTGAGTTAACATATGAAGCTGTATGGAGACATGTAGCAGGTGCCAATGGTGGCTGGTGTACCTGGAGGTGGAGGCTCggggggtggaggagtgggtgaagGAGGCAGCGGGACTCATGTCGGGCGTACGGGTCAGAGCCAGGTCACACTGGTCCAGCAGCTCCAGGAGCTCCTCCTCTGTGGGGCCGCCCAGTGCTGAGGGACAACCAGACAAAGAACCAAATGTCTATGACACATCACTTAacaaaaagcaaaaaaaaaaaaaaaaaggtcaaCACAAAAAGCCACGCGGGTCGTCTTTACCCCTAATATCCACTTTCCCTGCGATCTCCATGGCGGTGGTCAGGTCCCACATCTGGATGCTACCGTTGGCGTGGCCACTGAAGAGGTAACGGCGGGGACGGGAGCCGATGCGGCTGGACCCCTCGCACTCGTGCACCAtgaaggaggtgatggaggtgCCGTCCACAGAGCGCACCTCGCACACCCTCTTCCCGTTGGACGAGAGGCGCACGTAGAGTCTGTCTGTGTCGGGGACGACCCTCTGGATAAACACCTGCTGGTCGTCTCGCTCGCCATACGGACCTGTTAGAGAGGAGCGACGCTCGGTATGGACCATTGCAGTCCTTTCCCTATTGCATCTCTGAAATGTTCACTTCTTATTTAACATTTAAAACCATTGTCCACTTTTGACACCTGTCTGCTCACCTATCTCAGTGCCGGCAGCACAGCCCCCGTGGCCGTCGATGTCCTCCAGGGAGAGGATCTTGAAGGAGGTGAGGGGGGTGGAGCCTGGCTGGGTGGAGATCATGCCCCTGAAGCGAGTCACCGTCCAGGTCCGCACGTGGTTGTTGTCTGCACACACTGACAACGCGACACAACAGGGTTAGGCCAAACACCTGCATGACTGGCCCATCTTGCTGCTTTGTCAGCAGCGTCAATATTTAACGTAATTGCTGTGTCAGCCGACATCCAAACATCAATCGATCGATCCTAATGAGAAATGCAGCTAAATTAATGAATGTGCTTCATTTGCCGAGACGGTAGAATACGCCGAAAAATGAACAATCACCCCTAGAAGGTGGAGGCTCCCGGCCAACCATTCTCACCTGATATGAGGTGTTTCTCAGAGAGCATGATCTTGGTGACGGGGCTGCGGTGGACTGAGAAGGTCTGGAAGAGCTGGGGCCCAGAGCCCACGGTCTCCGGGTGCTGCACTATGACCCGCACCGTGCCCGAGCTGGTCCCGTAGGCGATCTCGATCCAGTTGCCGCTGTCGCCTGACGACACATTGGGGACTTTTATCCCATACACCATTTTAGCCTCAGCGCATGCGGTGTTATGTACCGTGCATATCAAGAAATGGAAGTGGATAGTCAGCCGACAGACCCAAAAAGGTTAAGGTGAGGCAATAGGATCGAAATTGATTTAAGTTAGGGTTCATGTTAGGGAAGTGAGGTTAGGTTAAAGATCAGTTTAAAGGTCAGGCAAAGAGTTAGCGAAATGCCACCAGGAATCATTCAAAATCTGCCAGCTGCCTATACAATTATACTGCCTATAAAATTACCATTGCTGACCATAAATGGCAAACAAGTTTAGCACCATGCATCTATTAAGATTGAATTTCCAATAACCACGATTGACTAATTAAAACGCAGGAAAAGCTACTAATTTCAGTGAAGTTCAAAATCGAAAAACAGGCAGACATACTTGTTTTGGGCGTGAGGTAGACACTGAGAGCAGTGATGGCGTCCTCTGTGGGGTCGCGGTACAACTCTGTCACTAGGAGGTCATTGTCCTTCATCCTCAATGGAAACTTCTGAACATCTGTTGCCAAGATCGCGTCAATGAGAGGTCTATACTTTGCAAGTGTATTCATATACTACAAAAACAACTTGTGACTGCATTCTACTATACGGAAAAACTATTTTTCCATTATTGCATCATAGGTAGAAAAGATGACTTCTCTTACCTATATAATATATGGACCCATTGTTACAGCCTAGAATTAGGAAGGAACCGGCAGTATCATAGCTATTAATGGGAACCACATCTTGATTCTGAGAATGGAAAGATAAAAGAAAAACATGAACAACTGATGTACAATACACATATAATATATCGCATTTAGCCAACGCAACATTTTACACATAGGTGgccccgggaatcgaacccacaatcctggcGTTGCAAGGACCACATACATTATTACTACACATAATGTGATGTGTTCTGGTAACGTGACATTCTTACAGAGTGTTTGGACACAACTTCACCTGCCAATGTTTGGTCACCGCATTCCATACTCCCACTTTCCCTGTGTGGCTGGTGGCAATCAGCTGGTTCGCCACGAAGAAGAGAGCCTCCACGGGGACATTCAGACTGAAAACACCTGGAGGGAAGCAGGTACAATGGAGACCTATTAGCACGGCCCTTACATAAACACCCACAACTACCTAGAAAAGTGGTCTCTTAAAATACTAAAGTCAACAAACATCCTGAGTGAGTTAAAAACTACATCATAGCTATAATATTGGTTTTAAACACAGGCGCTTTACTTCTAGAGTTGCGAGTTCATCCGTTTGCAGACTGACCTATCTCGTTGCCGTTGCCGTCGGGACAGATAGTCCAGAGGATGATCTCTGTGCCCGAGGCCACGGCCACCATCTTGTCGTTGTCTCCCAGGGAGCCGCCCATCACCTTGGCGTTGAGCGCCACCCCGTCAATCACCCAGTCCAGGCGGGGGCTGGTGAACACCTGCTGCCAGCCCGTAGACTCCTTCACTCTGATGGACGAGGACGGCGCAGTTTAACACCTGTCcttaccccccccaaaaaatgactgATTCATATGACACTGTGATATCGTACACGGAAGTCCCGTGTTCTTACCGGTAGCAAACAACAAACTGGGCATAAGCCACAGCGATCCAGTTGTGGTGGCCACAGATGATGCGGACCATGCCTGGGTCTGCAAGCTGAGCTGTGTCGGAAGGGAAAGAGGAACAGGCGTGGAGGAATGTGAACCCTCCTTTTTGATAATATTCCCATAGAAAATAAATGGCTCCAGGTTAGAGCTTTTACTTTTCAATACAGGGACCAGCTCTAGCGGTGATAAATACGTAATAGGCCATTATTCTGCATTGTGAATTGACTTggaattgtatgatttttttaaatCGTTTTAAcggaaaaaaaaatattaataaaGGCCTTTTAAACGTTAGGCGATAGAATGCATGTGACAAATGGAATCTACCTCTTCTattacttgtttttttttttacttgactcTCATTGTTATTATTGATATTGGTTGTACTGCACTGTCGAGGGAACTACCACATAAGCATTTTGCTGAACATTTTCAACATCAAATTTTACGAGTcacacacatatttaacagatgttattgcggcgtgtagcaaaatgcttgtaaaAATGTGCATGTTAAATGGGCATGTTAAATGAGTATGTTAAATGTGCATGttaaatgtgtatgtgtgtctgaggCCTTACCACCActtatcctctcctccaccattgCTTTACCCAGTATGCCCGCGTTGCCCAGGTTGGGTGGCATAGTGTTGCTGCGTCTCACTGGCGCGCTCTCCATGGGCAAGGCACGCCCACCCATATACTGAGGCCCCGCCACACTATGACGGTTCCGCCGCTTCGCCGGGTACACTGGTCCAGAGGAGGAGATGATCAGGAAATCaaacttaacacacacacactttgcctGCCCTTGAAGTGAAATCAAATCTAGAGTAGATCAGCCTACCTGGAGGTGGGAGATAGCCATTGAAGAGCACGTTTCCACAGGAGGATCGGTCCAGCTCGTCACAAAGCTGCAGCTTACGCACTGAGGAAGAGAAAAAAAAAGTAACCACGGTggagacactgacacacacacaaagaaagacAGCCTCTCATTCACAGCTGTATTTGACTAGCTGCTGGCCATCTTCTTACCCAACGGCGTGATTCCATAGAACTCCGCTTCATGCATGAGCAGGTGCACATTTATGGACCTAAAAAGAAAGGTTAAGAAATCTAACTTGGGAAAACAACTTACCATCAAGGctgaatatatatatttgactTATTAAATGTAAACGAATGTAACCAGAGGAATCAGCACCTGGGAAACAACTCTTTGGTGCGCAGGAAGTTCAGTATGGGAGTAAAGAGAGATGGGTCCCGATCTATGAAGATCTGTGGGAGATACAGTTCAGCAGTACATTACAAATGTGTTATATGTAGGTCTAAGTGGTGGCCACTATCAAatagttttatatatatacacatagccCATCTATGACAACTTACCGCTCCAGTTTCATCCTTCAAGGTTGAGATCCTCCCACTTAGAAGACTGGCAGAGACAACACAACTCACTAGTTAGCATCACTTAGTAAGGTCTACAGCAAATGACCATATGCCATTACTATGTCCGGGTAATGAATGAGTTGGAGTGAGTCATTATGAAGACACTTGTTACTTTAATAAAGGCATTGGCCTATATCTCAAAATAAATAGCTACCTACCTTGAGAAAAAGGAGTCTGGGACCCATGCCAATGTCTGTTTGGAGGTGCTGAACCTGAAACAACACGATCACTCAAATGAGCATAGTTTGATCATGTTCAAAACCATTAAGAAGTTAGCAAGCGAACATTACCTTAGCTAGCTAGAGTTGCACGAACCAGCCGCACTGTGAAGTCAGTGGCTAACGTTACTGTCAGAGAGATCGTTAAGCTGGAAAAATATTTAACTATGAATAGTTAGTTTGCTAACTTAGGACAATGTTACATGCTGGTtatctagttagctagctagccagccagcaacttttagatagctaacgttagttagcatcCACCAACAATAGCTTGCTGGCGGTAACTTAGCTAGCTATTCAAAGTAATCCCAGTCctcacctttttcctccaacgtTTAAATGGATAATGTCTCCGGTCCTTGCCATATTAGCCATATTTTAAAATGTGGGAATGTTCATGCATTGCCCACAAAGTAAATCATTGAGTTAATTCATCACAATAAGTATTTAGACAAAGACAACGTTAGCCACATAATTGTTTCTGCTGCAACTTCCTGAAAGCAGAACCTCTTACTGTGGTGTCTGACAGTCGACAAAAACCAAATTGTAATCGCCACGGCGCCACCAGGTGTTCTGGAGTGCAAAGTACAGGCACAGTTTACCCAATCACTGTTTTtacagtattttttttatttttatttaactagggaagtcagttaagaacaaattcttatttacaatgatggcctagaaacagtgggttgattgccttgttcaggggcagaacaacagatgtttaccttgtcggctcagggatttgatctagcaaccttttggttgctagCGCAAAGCTcaaaccaccaggctacctgccgcccattaGGCTACAATCAATATTTGACATAATGCATATGATCTGGtcagtatatacactacatgaccaaaagtatgtggacacctgctcgtcgaacatctcattccaaaagcatgggcattaatatggagttggtcccccctttgctgctataacagcatccactcttctggtaaggctttccactaaatgtcGGAACATTTCtgtgggacttgcttccattcagccacaggagCACTACTGGAGGTAGGGCACTGAtctgggcaattaggcctggctcgcagtctgcgttccaattgatcccaaaggtgtccgatggggttgaggtcaggactctgtgcaggccagtcaatttattccacaccgatctcgacaaaccatttctgaatgCACCTCACTTCgtgcattgttatgctgaaacagcaaagggccttcctcaaactgttgacacaaagctggaagtacagaatcatctagaatgtcattgtaagctgtagcgttaagatttcccttcactggaattaagaggtctagcccgaaccatgaaaaagagTCAAAgagcattattcctcctccaccaaactttacagttggcactatgcattcagacaagtagcattctcctggcatccgctaaaCCCAGATTTTTcttttggactgccagatggtggagtgtaattcatcactccagagaacatgtttccatttctccagagttcaatggcggtgagctttacaccactccagccgatgttTGGCATCGCGAAtggggatcttaggcttgtgtgcggctactcagccatggaaacccatttcatgaagctcctgacgaacagttcttgtagTGACGTTGGAACTTGGCAGTGAGtgctgcaaccgaggacagaccatttttacgcgGTTCAGCACTCGGCATTCCCATTCtgggagcttgtgtggcctaccactttgtggctccAGTGTTGCTCCTAAATAtttacacttcacaataataacacttacagttgacaggggcatctctagcagggcaggaatttgacgaactgacttgttggaaaggtgtcatcctatgacggtgccaggtTGAAAGTCaacgagctcttcagtaaggcccttcaactgacaatgtttgtctatggagtttgtatggctgtgtgctcaattttatacaactGTCAGGAATGGGTGGGGCTGAAATGGcaaaatccacaaatttgaaggggtgtccacatatttttgtaaATATGGTGTATCTACTCAGGGTGGAGGTGACAGTGACATAACAGACAGGAAGTAAAAACAGAAAGTTCCCCTCACAACTGGGCTCCAAGCAACTAGGCACATTGGTTTACAAGCATGCTGAACATAATCACAATGAATCAAAGCATTATTCATTCAATACATGTAAAACTGCATGAATAGATAAAATGTTTGAAGGTCTATAGTTGTTAGCTTCAATAATATTATGTGGACTTGCTGCTATTTTGTCCCTGGCTGTAGTAGCAGTATCACATTAATGTATGTTTTTATGCATGAGCAGTGTTAATACTAAAATACTTATCAAATGCAGTAAATTAaccgaactgctttgctttatcttggccaggtcgcagttgtaaatgagaacttgttctcaacttgcctacctggttaaataaaggttaaatacattttcaaattaaataaaaaaaattatatgCAAAAAATACTTTACATCTTTTTCTAATTATGCAAAGAAGAGTGAATGTAACTAGAATTCGTATTGGTCCAACAGGGCCCTTTAGCCTGCATATATTTGTAGAGCCAATTGACAAGACGTTGGCATTGAACTGCACATGCAAACAAAATTAACAacacagtgtttttttttttttcattatcACAATTTGTATTTATCATTTCAAAGAAACAACTGTACACAGTCAATGGTTTTAAGTTGGATCTGTTTTATACATTATTTTTCATTCATTCACCTTTTCCATGTACGTAAGTGTGTCACCCCATTATTGAACAGTGATTGTATAGCGACGGGATGAGACTTCAAAACATGCAGAGCAGTATCATAATAGCGACTATGTAATTCATGCAACTTCTGTGTCCTGATATTGTGATGTTTTCCATTGATGTTGTACAAATGAACCAAAAAAAGGTTTTTCTCCTTTTCACAGCAAAAAAAAAACCTAACGTAATTCTTTCTTTACAAAAAATACATTAAGCAATTACATATTGTACAGGTCATCAAGCTGTTGAAATTTGCAAAACATCCATTCAGTAGTTCCCTAAAAACAGTGGTGCTCTAGGGTCAAAGGTCGGGAAATGAACAGTAGGTGTTGAGCATTGACTTAGTTAAAACAACTAACAATGGAACATCCTGGATGAAAACAGCAACGAAATCATTATTCCCTGAAATGAAAAAAAGAACGTATTCTAGAAAATACAGATTTGAGTTTATAACTGCATTAGACTATTGATTTGTAACGGTTGCGGTGTGAATGCTTTCATGAAGGAAGCACTCCAGGACttaacacacatcacacattacaGATGCCCAGTTAAGCAATGTTCTAACATAACTGAAACATCATGACTGCACAGCTAATACAGAAGCATTGTATCAATAATGAGATTCCTCTCACAAGTCTCCCTATGACACATTAATGCTTGTG includes:
- the LOC135552615 gene encoding SH3KBP1-binding protein 1-like isoform X3, with amino-acid sequence MANMARTGDIIHLNVGGKRFSTSKQTLAWVPDSFFSSLLSGRISTLKDETGAIFIDRDPSLFTPILNFLRTKELFPRSINVHLLMHEAEFYGITPLVRKLQLCDELDRSSCGNVLFNGYLPPPVYPAKRRNRHSVAGPQYMGGRALPMESAPVRRSNTMPPNLGNAGILGKAMVEERISGAQLADPGMVRIICGHHNWIAVAYAQFVVCYRVKESTGWQQVFTSPRLDWVIDGVALNAKVMGGSLGDNDKMVAVASGTEIILWTICPDGNGNEIGVFSLNVPVEALFFVANQLIATSHTGKVGVWNAVTKHWQNQDVVPINSYDTAGSFLILGCNNGSIYYIDVQKFPLRMKDNDLLVTELYRDPTEDAITALSVYLTPKTSDSGNWIEIAYGTSSGTVRVIVQHPETVGSGPQLFQTFSVHRSPVTKIMLSEKHLISVCADNNHVRTWTVTRFRGMISTQPGSTPLTSFKILSLEDIDGHGGCAAGTEIGPYGERDDQQVFIQRVVPDTDRLYVRLSSNGKRVCEVRSVDGTSITSFMVHECEGSSRIGSRPRRYLFSGHANGSIQMWDLTTAMEIAGKVDIRALGGPTEEELLELLDQCDLALTRTPDMSPAASFTHSSTPRASTSSLQSQLSESSRERGTRGGVSNSGPFSGSLPRQAPPVPLTKPRDMNLSMVGLGLQPHHLGLSQSSLGSSGSPRPSRTALQDRDRDGGMGSLRRGSFVERCQELAKVSDSAGGAEVGTRRSLAACSELEARLGLRTPASFSIPPAASPASSLSSSLRRPQPTSPSPSPATIVSPTRSQTPVSPRRADTSPTTEAPPPEAAAATPESSSPVPPTSPKPPMNETSF
- the LOC135552615 gene encoding SH3KBP1-binding protein 1-like isoform X1, coding for MANMARTGDIIHLNVGGKRFSTSKQTLAWVPDSFFSSLLSGRISTLKDETGAIFIDRDPSLFTPILNFLRTKELFPRSINVHLLMHEAEFYGITPLVRKLQLCDELDRSSCGNVLFNGYLPPPVYPAKRRNRHSVAGPQYMGGRALPMESAPVRRSNTMPPNLGNAGILGKAMVEERISGAQLADPGMVRIICGHHNWIAVAYAQFVVCYRVKESTGWQQVFTSPRLDWVIDGVALNAKVMGGSLGDNDKMVAVASGTEIILWTICPDGNGNEIGVFSLNVPVEALFFVANQLIATSHTGKVGVWNAVTKHWQNQDVVPINSYDTAGSFLILGCNNGSIYYIDVQKFPLRMKDNDLLVTELYRDPTEDAITALSVYLTPKTIPNVSSGDSGNWIEIAYGTSSGTVRVIVQHPETVGSGPQLFQTFSVHRSPVTKIMLSEKHLISVCADNNHVRTWTVTRFRGMISTQPGSTPLTSFKILSLEDIDGHGGCAAGTEIGPYGERDDQQVFIQRVVPDTDRLYVRLSSNGKRVCEVRSVDGTSITSFMVHECEGSSRIGSRPRRYLFSGHANGSIQMWDLTTAMEIAGKVDIRALGGPTEEELLELLDQCDLALTRTPDMSPAASFTHSSTPRASTSSVSKSAASTDSEETLSTLCPTSHIPKLTDTRDMTPVALLPRLQSQLSESSRERGTRGGVSNSGPFSGSLPRQAPPVPLTKPRDMNLSMVGLGLQPHHLGLSQSSLGSSGSPRPSRTALQDRDRDGGMGSLRRGSFVERCQELAKVSDSAGGAEVGTRRSLAACSELEARLGLRTPASFSIPPAASPASSLSSSLRRPQPTSPSPSPATIVSPTRSQTPVSPRRADTSPTTEAPPPEAAAATPESSSPVPPTSPKPPMNETSF
- the LOC135552615 gene encoding SH3KBP1-binding protein 1-like isoform X2, coding for MANMARTGDIIHLNVGGKRFSTSKQTLAWVPDSFFSSLLSGRISTLKDETGAIFIDRDPSLFTPILNFLRTKELFPRSINVHLLMHEAEFYGITPLVRKLQLCDELDRSSCGNVLFNGYLPPPVYPAKRRNRHSVAGPQYMGGRALPMESAPVRRSNTMPPNLGNAGILGKAMVEERISGAQLADPGMVRIICGHHNWIAVAYAQFVVCYRVKESTGWQQVFTSPRLDWVIDGVALNAKVMGGSLGDNDKMVAVASGTEIILWTICPDGNGNEIGVFSLNVPVEALFFVANQLIATSHTGKVGVWNAVTKHWQNQDVVPINSYDTAGSFLILGCNNGSIYYIDVQKFPLRMKDNDLLVTELYRDPTEDAITALSVYLTPKTSDSGNWIEIAYGTSSGTVRVIVQHPETVGSGPQLFQTFSVHRSPVTKIMLSEKHLISVCADNNHVRTWTVTRFRGMISTQPGSTPLTSFKILSLEDIDGHGGCAAGTEIGPYGERDDQQVFIQRVVPDTDRLYVRLSSNGKRVCEVRSVDGTSITSFMVHECEGSSRIGSRPRRYLFSGHANGSIQMWDLTTAMEIAGKVDIRALGGPTEEELLELLDQCDLALTRTPDMSPAASFTHSSTPRASTSSVSKSAASTDSEETLSTLCPTSHIPKLTDTRDMTPVALLPRLQSQLSESSRERGTRGGVSNSGPFSGSLPRQAPPVPLTKPRDMNLSMVGLGLQPHHLGLSQSSLGSSGSPRPSRTALQDRDRDGGMGSLRRGSFVERCQELAKVSDSAGGAEVGTRRSLAACSELEARLGLRTPASFSIPPAASPASSLSSSLRRPQPTSPSPSPATIVSPTRSQTPVSPRRADTSPTTEAPPPEAAAATPESSSPVPPTSPKPPMNETSF